In Anopheles arabiensis isolate DONGOLA chromosome 2, AaraD3, whole genome shotgun sequence, the genomic window AAACTAAAGTTTTCCATATTTTGTAGTATTTTATagttatgtttatttgtttatttgcctTATTACTAAAATTTAAATGGTTAAATAAAATGGttcaacatgattttttttgcaaaactgtaGCCCTTACTGTGGTCAAATATGAAATATGAcctaagcaacataaaaaatatcCTATACTATTATGAACAATTTTGGGCAATCAAGAGTCAACATGATTAAAAAGAGCTAGTAGGTGATTTTTAAAATAGTCAGTTGTCAAAATAGTCAAAATGCACATAGACCAGGTTGAAACTTCGACACATGGACAACAATTTGTTTAACACCTTTTATGACATTTTTGATTTCCACATATCCCTGTCAATTTTCCATCTCATTTAAAGATCCTCACCGAATTCCTCTTCACCATGTGTGATCATGTTACTTTCAGTGCTTCTTAAATCAGTAATAGGATAGACTAATTAATATAGAATAGTATAGGATAGCTTAGTTATTATGTGAAATATGTGGAAACTGTAAGGCAGACATATtgataaataattgaattgaagTGAATTGAAAAACAATGGTTCATTAGAGCTAAACTGTCGCCTTTTGAAGTCTttgcttgttttcttcttcttcctcagtTTCCAGTTGGTATAAGTTTACTCTGGCCAGCAGATCTGAGGAGTCAATGCAGTTCGAGAGTGTTTTTGCCACAAATACACGTTGGGCAACCCTGTGTCGATATTTTAAAACGATTAATTAAGAATAAAAGAGATTCAGTGTTCCACTCTTCGGCCAATCAATGATTCAATCTTCGAAAATAACGGCTAAATTCTTTTAAAACGAGCTACAGCTTCTAGTGAGAAGCAAAATCAAAGTAATTATTTTACTAAGCGATGGATTTCGCAAAAAACAACGCTCCATTTATCTTTGTTAAACGTGTCGCCTGTGACGACCCGATGACCCGATCATTATTCAGAGAGTTATGATAATGCGACTCTCATAAAACCGTTGCCACAAGCATTTATTCCTAAGCACCTGTAAAATCCCTCAAATCTGCCTTGAGACAGTATAATTTCCGATCGTAGGATAAAGCACAGGGACATGTGGAAGGGATGTTGTGTTAAATCGATACACAGTATTGTAATACAATTGTTTGATGCTAGCGGCAAACAATGAAACAGCGAGTGTACGATTGCTTTGGGAACATTCAGTTAATAaaagctgatttttttttttattgttttttttttttacaattagtGTAATTGTGATGCATTTCGATTTGCTCGAAACAACTATTGTGCACATTTCATTCTTTAAGCCATTGTTAAAGAACGCAAAAGACACTTACGTCAAACATAGCAACATTTCGCTCTAAAGTTTATACATTTATTCACCATCAATATTGAGCCTTGCTCTGCAAAACAGCAAGCACAACACGAGATGCCTCAACGTCGCCTGTCCTTGTTGCGTCGATAGGATCGAGGAGATCGCGAGCGGGATCGTGACCGCGAGCGTGAGTACGACCGTGATCTGGACCGGCCATGGCGACGGGACGCACTGGAGCGCTTGGAATCGGATCGTCCGTGACTAGTCGACGAGGCGGTCGATTTTGAAGAAGAACGTTGATCACTCGACCGCCTGCTGCGATCTGGACTGCGCGATCTCGATCGTGAAATTGATCGTGAGCGGCGGTGAGAAGTTTGTTGCTTGCTGTGGTTGGTGGCAGGGTTTGAAATCTTAGATACTGGCTTTGCAGCAGTTTCCTCATCCGATCCCCACAGATTATACTTGGAAAGATCCTCATcgccttcgtcttcgtcgtcctcatcctcatcgtcATCCTCGTTACCATCGTCATCAGACTCCTCGTCCTGATGTCTGCGTTTCTGTTGCTCTTTTCGCGCACTGTGTCTCTGGCTTGCCTCCTCCTCGGAATCGGTGCTCCGCCGTCGTTGTGCGGCACGGGCGCTTGATTCCTTCGGTTTACCTTTGGGTTTCTTCCGGCGTCCAAATTCATCATACTCATCGTCCGACTCGACGCGATCCTTGTACTCGACAACGCCACGATCGTTATAGCCTCCTCCGTAGCCTGTAAAGTGGTCACACAAGCGGACGAAACAGTTTGATTCCATTCATCCGTTCCGTAGCTTCCATATATGCTTACCCGTCCGTTCCTCCACGTCGCAAAACCGTGGAGCGCTGCAGATGTTGCATGTGTGCCGTCGAGCCCAATTCACGTTAGCGCATTTATTGCATTGCCAGTCTTCGGCGCTGAACAAACCGCGCGACTTCTCGGCAGCTGCTTTGCCGATTTCGGTACCAACTTTCTTTTTACCCCCGGCGCTACTGCTACCGCCCCCGTCGGAATCGCTAGCCGTGGATCCATTTTTGAACCGCTGTTGGGACGCTCCTTGCCGCACCGGTTACACTGGTTTCTTCGGGCAAAATTTAGATTCTTACAACTAATCACGGCGGACGGTGCGATGCAGTGGTGCGAATGGCGCGTTGCCACACCACAGTTTTGGCGCAAGCCATTTCACGGAAGGGTGCATGGAGAAGGCCAAAAACGTTAGATCCCAAAATAGTCTTCAATTGTGCTGTGAGAATAATAAATTGCCATCGGGGGTTTGCTTACTCGGGCTCCGGACAAGTCCAATCGCCATTCTTATTACTGGATGGTCGCTTTCCATCCGATTCGGTTTTGGTGTATCCGGCACTGCTCATTGCATTTACCTTTCCGCTCTGCCACCCGAGGGAGAAGGGGATGCACGACGCAATTTACCTGCCGTGTGCCGTGTCGGATCAGGGAATCCTGCTGAAAATTTAAATGCCTGTTGAGCAACACTTTTCCGTCGTAAGCTGTAAATTGTTTATGATCTTTTCATCAATACTTTTGATAAAATCGAGCCTCACGATTTTTCTGGATGTCAAACACTGTCAACAACATACTGACGCCTAAATGTCAAACAGGGTAATGCCAGGGGTGAGCAAccttgattttgttttccacacCTTTTATCCAGTTTTCCGAATTTCCGTACCCGGATGACAATTTCAGCACGGAAAATCGGGTTGACATTTGATGCAAGTCGCTTTCCGTTCCGCTTTTCAGACGAAAGCGATCTCACTATGAGCAGCGTGctgtgagaaaaaaggaaggggaAAATCAGTGCAATCATCGTCATGGTAATCATGGCGAAAAAAAGGTATTCCCCTCTTACACTTTTTCCACCGTTACATCCCTAGTACACTCTGACTCTTCCTTTCTATTCAGTTCATCTGTTGACTTGTTGTACTGCCGTGGTTGGATTTGATCCGCAGTACATCAAGTCAGAACAGCTCAATTAAACTTGTAAACCATTGAAGGCTTCGAAATTTAGGTCGTTTAAAAGGCACTAGTAGACGCATCGAACCTTGAAGCAGAAATAGATCCACGCACAAGTGAAAATATTGACAATGATATCGTGTTGCCTTTGATGATTGCATGGTGTTCAAGAAACAACAAGGAATGATGAAGAGCAAACGATGGAGAGTGCAAgtaatgaattttgttttcgtgAATTGTGGAAACtaaatttgattctttttgaaTGGAAGCTGCTGATTTAGGATCTAAGCTagacaaagaaaaaggatttGAAGAAAAGAATTGAAAACAGAATGTATAAATCCTCCAAGTGCAAATAATGACTGAAGCAATTCCAATGTGACTAGCAGTGGAAAAGGAGTGTACGCTTTCTAAGCATGGATGAATTTGCAAATAACAGAGGATGTAAGAACACTGCAATACAGCACATGTTATGTACATGTGGCCAGTCGGCTTTGTCACTCAATTTACACTACAAACCATTAAAAGCACGTGATTGtatttagattttttatgGTTCTTTGCCGGGTGTTATTTTCAAGTTTATTAGGCAGGCCTTTAGGCTTTAGGCCTTTCTGTGATTCATATGAATGTTTTAGAATTGTGCATGCAGGTCAGAACTACAAAATACATCAAGAATCAAtacaattatattattttttaagtaaTTGATTAGATGTGTATTTCTCTCAGTTTTAATGTGTTCCATCGTATTCATTTGTTTAAGTGTCGAACATCTGTGTTGGCCAGGAGCCCCAAAAATGGCATCTACGCCCCGCTCACAAGTAAAATTGCTACTCAATCCTTCTTTGGTTAGGACATTTAATACAATCCCCTGCTAGACGCTTCAATCAAGCCTCTACTTTCGGGTGACCGCTTAGGTCCTCCACTCGCCTTAATCCGCCATTGCTAACAATCACACACAATCCAAAACATGGCCTTTCATGAAATGATAGATGGTGTTGCGGCCCCACCGCACTCGTTTCTTTCGTCATTATTTTCGCCTTTTGTGGACCACTATTTTCCGTTTTAAATTTGACTCGATGCGTATTATCTCTAGGTATGTTCAATCCATGTAATATTGCTCTTGATTTTGAACGTTGATGGTTAATGGTCATCGCACAACTGGGTATCTTCTTCATCGTCAAAcgctgcttcttttttttttatgcctGTCATGGAGAAAGAATCACCCTCTGCAATTTAAAAACGTTTTCTAACATGGACAACAGCACTCTGTTGGGTGTTTTACACTTACCTAGAGGCTGTAAATCAACTGTTAGTAAGGTAAGATGTTCATCATCTTTCCATGTTTGCCCTCACGTTTTCTTCAAAGCATCGTGTGTCCGGTACAATATTTCACtatattttaaatgatttgGGATATTTGATATGCTCTTTCAACAAAAGAATCGAGAAATGTAGATCGCGGTCAATTATTGCACGTTttacaaatgtaaacaattcgTAGATGATCTAATGTTCTCCTAAAACCACAACACAATGGCGGCTCGATGTGGGGAAGAAATTTTTACTCACTCCAAAATCCGACCTCATCATGATTTCATCATGTGAGCAGCTGTTGCTTGATCATCTCATTAGAGCAATCATCGGCGATAGATTTGCTcaccatacaaacaaaatcatctcgcCTCagcgaggggaaaaaacaagcttGCTCAGTACGCAGGAGGAAACGATGATAGCCTCTCAGTATGAGTTGAAGCAGCTGTCATTGAGCTCGCCATAGTGAGAGCAGGCTGGATTGTCATTTGGGGTACTGTTTAGAAGTGACAGCTCAAAACAAAATTGGTATAATGTGCCAAGCAAAAGGTTTGAAAACATCGTTATTAGATCATAatatcataacaaaaaacaataaaattcataACTACAGTACAAcatcgattaaccggcggcggattaaccggcgggcggcttatccgtgcgcataaatctgacagctgttcatACGTTCGGCGAACATGTGCAGTGATAGTCAAGTGGGCAGTCAGTTtgttgtgcagctctgtagtctctggtgtttttttttcgaacttaatttttgttcatgaatggttgttaaacctacagttattgattaaaataatattctactaacgattaatcgattgattctaggtgaattaataataaaacttgtgaatttgatatgttttatatgcgtttgacatttcttggaccattatccgtgcaaatcgattaaccggcaaccgtccggtcccgagctgcccggataatcgacgctctACTGTATAATGTGCCAAGCAAAAGGTTTGAACACATCGTTATTAGATCATAatatcataacaaaaaactataaaattcataactacagtagaacgtcgattaaccgggggcggattaaccggcgtaGTCTCTGTAGTCTCTGGTGGTTTTTTTCGaacttcatttttgttcatgaatggttgttaaacctacagttaatgattaaaataatattccacTAACGATTAATCTCGCCGGTCTCGTATTACAGtagtcaactcgtacgactataacaacatgcccgtcatgggctcaAGTCCCAAATGGAccatgccgccatacgtaggactgactattctgctatggggggaaatctattagtcactgaaagccaagctcacaagtagtggtacaggcaggccttgaccgacaacggttgttgataaaaaaaagaagaaagaagaacgattaatcgattgattcaaagtgaattaatcataaaaccagtaaattttgtaattgttatatgaatttgatatttcttggaccattatccgtgcaaatcgattaaccggcaaccgtccggtcccaaGCTGCTGCCTGGATactcgacgttctactgtaatttGAAATCAGGTATTCCCCTATTTACgccatactcgatatacgcgatttCGCTATACGatattttctaaatttgatagttgtttttagcaaattttttgaatttgacacatcaaatgccgaatgcaaaataaattctctttttgtgaaattttaaaaaccattttaaaaggtATACAATTGTAATCTTCAGTTAAAATCAGATCAAACAACTAATTTAGTGACTGAAACCAACCGCTTCATGCCGAATTATACGAAACTTTTCtataatttgactgaaaaTCTGAAAAATTTGACTTACGCTAATATTTCAGATACGCCATTGCATCAGGTCCGTATGAATATCGTATATTGGAGAATACCTGTATTTTCCCCTAAccatttgattgatttttgaacTTCAATTTGTTTAACCATTCACGTACCTTGGATTTTGTTgttctatgtctatttgaacggttGCAGCCAAAATATACTTGATGTACAATGATTTCTGATTGAATTTAGTtcatttatgttatttttttacttctatgATGCAATTGGTGTAGAAAATTCgattatttctttctttttattgatttatatcttttgaaaaaaaataaaattgttttttatttaacaatcGATGGAGAAAACTGTACTGATTTTACATCTGAATAGTCAAAActaaaaattcaatatttttgcaGAACttaatagaaaataaaaaataaaaaaaacaagatacaGTAAAGTCTCCCgccgttctgttttttgtcaGAGATATCCATTTTTGAGAGCTTGCGCAGCATTTAATGAAGCTCATGATTTGTTCGACTACCACGTCCCCTTGTCCAGTTTTCGCTCTCGTTTTTCTGAGTCCTTGTCTCTATCATCAACCTCCCATCCTTAACACTTCCTTCTTCCTTAGTTTGTACGACATATTATTGTGAAACCCTAGGCGGCTGACAATAtgaaatacagtggagcgccgtttatccgggtaccttttatccggctttccgtttatccgtgctgttgagaaatgacagttcaatacaaaagtgacattgggttatgaggaggatatttgaaaaagcggttataagagcagaTTGTCATAACAgaaaacactataattcatggcaaattttaaaaattttctttcaaaaaacatgaagttaataaaaactgggttatttttatcaaaaacaagaaaaatttccaaaaaataaccaggaattggtaataaaatatattatttgactcattatccgtgttattcgcttatccgggcaaactcaagtcccgagaagcccggataaacggcgctccactgtaaataataataataataataaactccctcttatttgagaggcgatgggactgtcgaataggAGGAGTTTCACAAAGGTTTAAAATTAcagaggttgaaagtgaatgaaaagtCCATACAAACTataaagagacagaacatttactATGCAGCAGGAAACTTTGAACACGATTGCAGATTGaagcatacatcattcaataaccatggcaacaccgtACACAAATAATAAGAGTACAGATCCCAAATTAAAGGGACACTGAAATCCACAAATTCACAAATCTACTAAAAATGAAGGGACAAAAGTACTAAAAGTGaagaggggttttttttagttggaGTGGTCTCAAATAAAATAGCGTTCACTGTATAATAACTATGCATTACTGTGAATAactatttaaattgaaaataaactaTATAAACTTTTTTGTTGGGAAATATACAATAGTTCTTACTGGGTTGTTTGCAGAAGTAGTTTTAACGGCTGCACCAGCCTCCATCGGGTTCCGTCAACCAGGAAAAATATACCTAAAGGTAGTCCCCGAGGTAGGCATGCAACAGCTCCTGAATAGCCAAAGTTGCTTAAATCATCATGGTCGCAGAAATCTTGGTGGCAAAATTATTGTTCGCAATATGCTTGGTCGCAGAAATCTTGGTCAAAAATTCTTTTTTGCAATATTGTTGGTCGCAATATACTTGATCGCAATATTCTTgttctcaaagaaaaaaa contains:
- the LOC120896468 gene encoding LOW QUALITY PROTEIN: zinc finger Ran-binding domain-containing protein 2-like (The sequence of the model RefSeq protein was modified relative to this genomic sequence to represent the inferred CDS: deleted 2 bases in 1 codon) → MSSAGYTKTESDGKRPSSNKNGDWTCPEPDCKNLNFARRNQCNRCGKERPNSGSKMSTASDSDGGGSSSAGGKKKVGTEIGKAAAEKSRGLFSAEDWQCNKCANVNWARRHTCNICSAPRFCDVEERTGYGGGYNDRGVVEYKDRVESDDEYDEFGRRKKPKGKPKESSARAAQRRRSTDSEEEASQRHSARKEQQKRRHQDEESDDDGNEDDDEDEDDEDEGDEDLSKYNLWGSDEETAAKPVSKISNPATNHSKQQTSHRRSRSISRSRSRSPDRSRRSSDQRSSSKSTASSTSHGRSDSKRSSASRRHGRSRSRSYSRSRSRSRSRSPRSYRRNKDRRR